The following coding sequences are from one Gammaproteobacteria bacterium window:
- a CDS encoding adenosylmethionine decarboxylase, producing MFFEGSEKKATITIDNTRLSLLKDFDDDFWHLLVEQCQAKVLSKISNQDCTAYLLSESSLFVWHDRFVILTCGTTSLVNAIEFFVSQVESNIIIGLIFQRKNEFFAHAQPSCFNDDAKILQKYFDGQACRFGSLNSHHNYLYHLNKPLASTHINPSYELLSYQISRKASAILCQPKLTTDLVRKFLRLDQFLPNFSYDDFVFEPYGYSLNAIAGQNYLTIHITPQEHSSYVSIETNLNLMPLLPLLLEILAPSSFDLIAFNAPEFSALTAYYIPAPYLSHQVVASTLSCNEHVDFASFIKPTQQAIAPNSLKI from the coding sequence TTGTTTTTTGAAGGCTCCGAGAAAAAAGCAACAATAACCATCGATAATACCCGACTTTCACTATTAAAAGATTTTGATGATGATTTTTGGCATTTATTAGTTGAACAATGCCAAGCGAAAGTTTTGTCAAAAATTTCAAATCAAGACTGCACCGCTTATTTACTGTCGGAATCGAGTTTATTTGTCTGGCACGATCGTTTTGTTATCCTGACCTGTGGTACCACGAGTTTGGTTAATGCGATTGAGTTTTTTGTCAGCCAAGTCGAAAGCAATATAATTATTGGCTTAATTTTTCAGCGAAAAAATGAATTCTTCGCCCATGCACAACCCAGCTGCTTTAATGATGATGCTAAAATTTTACAAAAATATTTTGATGGCCAAGCTTGCCGCTTTGGCAGTTTAAATAGTCACCACAATTACCTTTACCATTTAAACAAACCTTTAGCGTCAACGCACATCAACCCTAGCTACGAATTGCTTAGCTATCAAATTAGCCGCAAAGCCTCAGCTATTTTATGTCAGCCCAAGCTTACCACTGATCTGGTGCGTAAATTTTTACGCCTTGATCAATTTTTACCAAATTTCAGCTACGATGACTTTGTCTTTGAACCCTATGGCTATTCGTTAAATGCCATTGCTGGGCAAAACTATTTAACCATTCATATCACCCCACAAGAACATTCAAGTTACGTCAGCATTGAAACAAACCTTAATTTAATGCCACTGTTGCCGCTGTTATTAGAAATATTAGCGCCTAGCTCTTTTGACTTGATCGCTTTTAATGCCCCTGAATTTTCGGCATTAACAGCCTATTACATTCCCGCGCCCTACCTTAGCCATCAAGTAGTTGCGAGTACGTTAAGTTGTAACGAGCATGTGGATTTTGCCAGCTTTATCAAACCCACTCAGCAAGCAATAGCGCCTAACTCACTCAAAATTTAG